In the Hordeum vulgare subsp. vulgare chromosome 7H, MorexV3_pseudomolecules_assembly, whole genome shotgun sequence genome, one interval contains:
- the LOC123411333 gene encoding chloroplast processing peptidase-like: MAMAPPRLLRGLIAPMSPADWLPCHLQLLASSASLLHRWWLWLPSLARLRCPSCSDGLKLLLVLLLVSAALAEVRFVASASMAPTLRPGDRAVAEKITYMFRKPSAGDIVFFNVPTALQNCGISKDVVFIKRVIATPGDFIEVRQGQLIVNGVAQNEHYTAPHGGSYTMEAMRLPEDHVFVMGDNRNNSCDSRAWGPLPINNIVGRYMMSFTRSSLQ, translated from the exons ATGGCGATGGCGCCGCCGCGCCTGCTGCGGGGCCTCATCGCGCCGATGTCGCCGGCCGACTGGCTGCCCTGCCACCTGCAGCTGCTGGCCTCCTCCGCCTCGCTCCTGCACCGCTGGTGGCTGTGGCTCCCCTCTCTCGCGCGCCTCCGCTGCCCCTCCTGCTCCGACGGGCTCAAGCTGCTCCTCGTCCTGCTCCTCGTCTCCGCCGCCCTCGCCGAGGTCCGCTTCGTCGCCTCCGCGTCCATGGCGCCCACCCTCCGCCCGGGCGACCGCGCCGTCGCAGAAAAA ATCACCTACATGTTCCGGAAGCCATCTGCCGGCGATATAGTCTTCTTCAATGTGCCCACCGCCCTGCAG AATTGCGGCATAAGTAAAGATGTTGTATTCATTAAGAGGGTGATTGCCACCCCTGGAGATTTCATTGAG GTTCGACAAGGCCAGCTTATTGTCAATGGTGTTGCACAGAATGAACATTACACCGCACCCCATGGTGGGTCGTACACGATGGAAGCCATG CGCCTCCCTGAAGATCATGTATTCGTCATGGGTGATAATCGTAATAACAGCTGCGATTCTCGTGCTTG GGGAcctcttcctatcaacaacattgtTGGGAGATACATGATGTCCTTTACAAGATCCTCTCTCCAATAG